The genomic segment AACTTGTAATAAAAAGCGCCTACAACTTACTTAGCTATAACCAAGCGCACAAAACGGGGCTATTGAGTTTCTCCGCCTTTTGTATTGTCTTTCAACTTGGATTTTTCTTCTTCTGCTGCCTCACGTATATTTATACTGCCACAATTTGGGCAATGATCGGGCTCGTCTTTACGTTTAAAGGTAAACAAGCATTTTGAACAGATATAAATCATAAAGTCACCTCGCTTATATTATAGCATAGGTGTGAGAAAGAAAAAAGTAGAGTATCAGACTTAAACAAAACTATTTATATAACACCGCCGTACCGGAAGCAGTTACCATAAGCATACCATTGTTCGAACCCAGAACTTCGTAATCCACATCAATACCAACTACCGCATTTGCACCTAAATTTGCAGCACGGCGCTCCATCTCTTGTAATGCCTGCTGACGAGCATTAATCAATTCTTCTTCGTAAGAGTTGGAACGTCCCCCAAAAATATTAGTCAAACCTGCGGCAAAATCTCTCACGAAATCTACGCCCGAAATAATTTCGCCAAAAACAATACTCTTGTATTCAATAATTTCTTTCCCCTGAATGGTTGGAGTAGTGGTTAAAATCATAGCTAAGCCCCCATATCTTAATATTTTAGAATATTGTATCACAACCGAGCATGAAAGAAAAGCGAAAAGCTTTACGAAAGTATTTGCAAATTAAGTACATCTATACTGAGAATTAACTGCCTGAAAAGCGATTACTGACATTGAAACTAAACTCTTTGATAACAGTGCCGATATTATAGATAGATGCTATTTACATCGCTGAACAGAAAGGATGTTTTGCAGTGTTTTTTAAGACCAAAAATGAATTAAATGAGAAAAAATTTATCTTTAACACAGACCGGGTTGAAGAAACTACAGATGACAGTATTGAAAATTCAACCGTAGAATCGATTGTAGAGGAACCGGCGGAAGATGTCACCCCTGCTGAGGCTCAGAAAGATGATGATGTAGAAACAGAACAACAGAAAATCGAACCCGTTATTTATGACTCTGATCTTGTAGCCTCTATATCCAGAAACACCACCATTAACGGCTCAATTATAACCAAAGACAATCTTGATATATTCGGTGATGTAAACGGAACAATTTCAAGTGAGTGTGTAGTTAAGGCTTACGGTACTATTCTTGGAGATATACAGTGCAAAACTTTGGTTGCAAACGGAGCAACCATTACAGGCGACATCTCTTGCGTTACCTCTGCTATTATCGGAGATAATGTGGTTGTAAGTGGCAACATCACCTCTCCATTAATCAACGTAAGCGGAAAAGTAGACGGTAATTTGACCGCAGCAGAATCGATTACGATTACAAATACAGCTGTTATAACTGGTGATATTTCAACACCGGTGTTTGAAGTTGCCAAAGGGGCTGTAGTGGAAGGAAAAATTATGATGGACAAACTCCAACATAATAACGCTACATGCAAGTTCCCTAAACGCGATGAGCCATCATCTTTCGAAACAACCGATAAAAAGGCGAAAAAGAAAGGTGTTACAAAGCTTGAGTTCCCATCTGAGGCAAACACCGGCATTCAAAATGCTCCTACAGGAACAGATTCCAAATAAATTCTTTTTCAGCCCGCAGTTTGAAATTTACAAACTGCGGGCATTATTTTTTAATAAAGAATATGTCGAACATAATTTAGAATAAATTGCCCTAATACAACCAATTATGTATATAATAACCGCAGAGTACAAAAAATTAGAGTTTTAGCAAAAAGCAGATGTATTCGTGTACGGTTATTATATTTATTCTCACATGGGGTGCGAAATTTGCCTACCGGCAAAGCCGCACATTGCCAATTATATCAAAACACTTCGTGTTTATGATACAATAAGTCGGTTACCGTACTTTGATTTTAATTGATGTTAATGTTGTAGCAAACTATAATAGGAGGTGATTGTATGTTAAAGTCCGACAAGATGCTGCAG from the Hydrogenoanaerobacterium saccharovorans genome contains:
- a CDS encoding putative heavy metal-binding protein codes for the protein MILTTTPTIQGKEIIEYKSIVFGEIISGVDFVRDFAAGLTNIFGGRSNSYEEELINARQQALQEMERRAANLGANAVVGIDVDYEVLGSNNGMLMVTASGTAVLYK
- a CDS encoding bactofilin family protein; this translates as MFFKTKNELNEKKFIFNTDRVEETTDDSIENSTVESIVEEPAEDVTPAEAQKDDDVETEQQKIEPVIYDSDLVASISRNTTINGSIITKDNLDIFGDVNGTISSECVVKAYGTILGDIQCKTLVANGATITGDISCVTSAIIGDNVVVSGNITSPLINVSGKVDGNLTAAESITITNTAVITGDISTPVFEVAKGAVVEGKIMMDKLQHNNATCKFPKRDEPSSFETTDKKAKKKGVTKLEFPSEANTGIQNAPTGTDSK